Below is a window of Agathobacter rectalis ATCC 33656 DNA.
ATTCAGTATAACAATGAGAATTCTCTAAGCAGCGTCCTTACTATAGCATATCTGGGTGCAATGAACTATTATTTTAAGCCGGTGAGGGAATTGCCTACAGGCAGAGGTTTTGCGGATTTTGTTTATATCCCTAAGCCGGAATTTGCGATAGATTATCCGGCAATGGTTGTTGAACTGAAATGGAATAAGACAGCAAAAACAGCGATTAATCAAATAAGAGAAAAACAATACATGAAGTCGATAGAGCAATATACAGGTAATATTTTGCTTGTCGGCATAAGCTATGATAAGAAGACAAAGAAGCATCAGTGTATTATAGAAGAGTACATGAAAAAATAATCAGATAACATTTGGATAGCAGGATAACGACTGCAAGAGGAAAAGAAAATGTCTAGAAGAAAGAGGCAGAAAACCGGAATGATAAATAAAGAAAAGGAAAATAACAGCATGACGCAGGAGACTCAAACACCGCAGCAGACAGTTGACGCGCAGCAGATGGTTATACCGCAGGAGAGCGAGCGCATCTTGACATAGAAATAATCACACCGGACAGGGTGTTCTACAAGGGAGCGACAGATTTCCTCGAGTTCAATACCCAAAACGGAGAGATTGGTGTATACAAAAACCATAGACCGCGCACAGGCCGCAAAGGAGCGGGCAGAGCAGCGCCTTTCAAATCACACAGCAGAGATTGATGTGAAGAGAGCAGAGTTTGCACTCAGGAAGGCACTTATCAGAATAGATGTGGCACATCATATGTAATTATAAAATCCCGGAATCTGCAGATAAGCGGATTTCCGGGATTTTTAATATAAGACCGATTAATTATTTTCTTTTTTCTCTTTCCAATCCGGCTGATAGGCATAGTTTCCCCGAAAGATATGATATTCTTTCGGGGAAATTTTTAGAAAATTATTTTTTTATGTAAAAAATGAAACATGGTCATGTCCTGACACGGTGGGATTTGCGGAACTGCTGTGGCGATTCATGAAAATTTTTCTGGAAGGACTGCGAAAAATAGCTGGTAGAGGAAAACCCGATACATCCGGCAATCTCTTCGATACTGTGATTGGTTGTGAGCAGCAGGTCACGCGCAGACGCCAGCCGAACTTCGTTCAGGTAAGCGATGGGAGATTTCCCGTACAGCTCTGCAAAACGGTGTGAAAGGTAATATTTTGAGAGACTGCAGTTTTCGGCAAGCGAATCCAGAGAGATCATGCTCTGGTAATTGTGCTCGATAAAGCGTTTTACCTTGTGGCATTCGCGGCTGCTGTTCTGCGCATCCACCACTTCATAGGATACATGGTCTTTCCGGCAGAAATATAAAATTAAAATATCCAGATAATGCTGGCAGATCTCTGCGTAGCGGTCCTGTTTGTTATGCATTTCCCGCAGGATATTTTCAAAACACTGGCGGATAAAAGGCGAGTTTGCAGAAGCCGGGACATGAATGTATTCCGGTTCTTTGTCAGTATTCAGTTTTAATCCTTCCACCCCGAGCACATAATAATCCAGTGGATTTTCCGGATCGGAAAACTCTGTGTGT
It encodes the following:
- a CDS encoding ATP synthase delta/epsilon chain alpha-helix domain-containing protein, with protein sequence MYTKTIDRAQAAKERAEQRLSNHTAEIDVKRAEFALRKALIRIDVAHHM
- a CDS encoding helix-turn-helix transcriptional regulator: MSNRKFNLDNEVQPEIHFRLLSISASKFENDWTSFPHSHHFTEIFFIKDGTGRMLIENESLPVSSNSLVVIGAQVTHTEFSDPENPLDYYVLGVEGLKLNTDKEPEYIHVPASANSPFIRQCFENILREMHNKQDRYAEICQHYLDILILYFCRKDHVSYEVVDAQNSSRECHKVKRFIEHNYQSMISLDSLAENCSLSKYYLSHRFAELYGKSPIAYLNEVRLASARDLLLTTNHSIEEIAGCIGFSSTSYFSQSFQKNFHESPQQFRKSHRVRT